One Brevibacillus choshinensis genomic window carries:
- a CDS encoding MgtC/SapB family protein: MQTALAVFIPPELPTILLRLFLAFLAGAIMGWERERFIKDVHRGRGAGFRTYSLVCFGSCLFGLASIYGFSSSGVNHDPGRVAAQVVTGMGFLGAGAIIKFNGSVKGLTTAAGMWVASAIGLMFSAGMYVTAIIAAFLAYLTLDFHRLFPRLFHATKISHFFDDRLEEEDHQKERRNPAFYDDDHD, from the coding sequence ATGCAAACTGCGCTAGCCGTCTTTATCCCGCCAGAGCTCCCGACGATTTTATTGCGTTTGTTTTTGGCGTTTTTGGCAGGAGCGATCATGGGATGGGAGAGGGAGCGCTTTATTAAAGATGTTCACCGAGGGCGCGGGGCTGGATTTCGTACATACAGCCTCGTTTGCTTTGGTTCCTGTTTGTTTGGACTGGCTTCGATATACGGCTTTTCTTCCAGCGGAGTGAATCATGATCCAGGGCGGGTAGCAGCACAAGTGGTCACTGGAATGGGTTTTTTAGGAGCGGGTGCTATCATCAAATTCAACGGATCCGTTAAAGGACTCACTACTGCTGCGGGGATGTGGGTGGCATCTGCTATCGGCTTGATGTTTAGTGCAGGGATGTACGTTACCGCGATCATCGCTGCCTTCCTTGCCTATTTGACTCTTGATTTTCACAGATTATTTCCGAGGCTGTTTCACGCCACCAAAATTTCACATTTCTTCGATGATCGTCTAGAAGAGGAAGACCATCAAAAAGAGCGTAGAAATCCTGCCTTTTATGATGACGATCATGACTGA
- the mnmE gene encoding tRNA uridine-5-carboxymethylaminomethyl(34) synthesis GTPase MnmE produces the protein MKFDTIAAVATPMGEGGIAVIRVSGPEAIEVVDKIYKGKKELSTVDTHTIHYGHLHDPQTGSLVEEVLVSVMKAPRTFTREDVVEVNCHGGIVSVERVLQLILENGARLAEPGEFTKRAFLNGRVDLSQAEAVIDLIRAKTDRAMKVALNQVEGKLSRLIRQLRQNLIEAMAHIEVTLDYPEHDVEEFTQNFLRGKCDEVKAEIKRLLQTAKQGKILREGLSTAIIGRPNVGKSSLLNSLVQEEKAIVTDVAGTTRDVIEEYVNVRGVPLRLIDTAGIRDTEDIVEKIGVEKSRQLLQKADLVLLVLNYNEPLSADDYAIFEAAKGFSVIVIVNKFDLPQKIDLEEVKRHFPQQPLIMTSAREETGIELLEQAISEIFFSGRVQQDDLTYVSNARHIHLLRQAELAMNDALGGIDALMPVDMIQIDIKKAWELLGEVIGESVGEDLIDQIFSQFCLGK, from the coding sequence ATGAAATTCGATACGATAGCTGCGGTCGCGACACCGATGGGTGAAGGCGGCATTGCCGTGATCCGGGTAAGTGGTCCGGAAGCGATCGAAGTTGTGGATAAGATATACAAAGGAAAAAAAGAGTTGTCCACTGTGGACACTCACACGATTCATTACGGACATTTGCACGATCCACAGACTGGCAGCCTCGTAGAAGAGGTTCTGGTTTCGGTCATGAAGGCACCGCGCACGTTTACGCGGGAGGATGTCGTGGAGGTCAACTGCCACGGAGGAATCGTTTCTGTCGAGCGTGTGCTGCAATTGATCCTGGAGAATGGCGCCAGATTGGCTGAGCCCGGCGAGTTCACCAAACGGGCGTTTCTCAATGGGCGCGTCGATTTGTCCCAGGCAGAGGCCGTCATCGATTTGATCCGGGCGAAAACCGATCGGGCGATGAAAGTGGCGCTGAATCAGGTGGAAGGGAAGCTTTCCCGTTTGATTCGGCAGCTGCGTCAAAATTTGATCGAAGCGATGGCTCATATAGAAGTAACACTCGATTATCCAGAGCATGACGTAGAGGAATTTACCCAAAATTTCTTGCGTGGCAAGTGCGATGAGGTCAAAGCAGAGATCAAACGGCTTTTGCAGACGGCGAAGCAAGGGAAGATCCTGCGGGAAGGGTTGTCGACTGCGATTATCGGGCGACCCAATGTAGGAAAATCGTCGTTGTTGAATAGTCTGGTGCAAGAGGAAAAGGCGATTGTCACGGATGTAGCTGGTACGACTCGCGATGTGATTGAAGAGTATGTCAATGTCCGCGGTGTTCCGCTGCGTTTGATCGATACGGCGGGGATCCGCGACACGGAAGATATTGTCGAAAAAATCGGCGTGGAGAAATCCAGACAGCTATTGCAAAAGGCAGACCTCGTGCTGCTAGTGCTCAATTATAATGAACCTTTGAGCGCAGATGACTATGCAATCTTCGAGGCAGCCAAAGGGTTTTCCGTCATCGTGATCGTCAACAAGTTCGACCTGCCGCAAAAGATCGATTTGGAAGAGGTCAAGCGACATTTCCCTCAGCAGCCGTTGATTATGACTTCTGCGCGGGAGGAGACCGGCATCGAGCTGTTGGAACAGGCGATCAGCGAGATTTTCTTCAGCGGCCGCGTTCAACAGGATGACCTGACCTATGTGAGCAATGCTCGCCATATTCACCTGTTGAGACAGGCTGAGCTGGCCATGAACGATGCTTTGGGTGGCATTGATGCGCTGATGCCTGTCGATATGATCCAGATTGATATCAAAAAAGCGTGGGAGCTGCTGGGAGAGGTCATCGGGGAAAGCGTCGGCGAGGATTTGATCGACCAGATCTTCTCCCAGTTCTGTCTCGGCAAGTGA
- the jag gene encoding RNA-binding cell elongation regulator Jag/EloR, which yields MKKVVATAKTIDDAVQKALLELGVPRDKASIRVLEEPSRGLFGLIGTRDAKVEVEFHFDPVAQGREFLQDVLSNMKVDAKVEQRSHEEGVLFDIQGTNLGIIIGRRGQTLDSLQYLVNVVANRHADKHVRITLDAENYRLRRKETLEQLADRVAKKALSTKRDVRLEPMSAAERKVIHAFLQKRSDVVTFSEGDEPNRYIVIAPKEASK from the coding sequence GTGAAAAAGGTGGTAGCTACGGCAAAAACGATAGACGATGCTGTGCAGAAAGCTTTGCTGGAATTGGGTGTGCCTCGAGATAAGGCAAGCATCAGGGTACTGGAAGAACCGAGCAGAGGATTGTTTGGGCTCATCGGTACCAGGGATGCCAAAGTGGAAGTGGAATTTCATTTTGACCCGGTTGCACAGGGACGTGAATTTCTTCAAGACGTGTTATCCAACATGAAGGTAGATGCCAAAGTGGAGCAACGTTCACATGAAGAAGGCGTGCTGTTTGACATCCAGGGAACGAATCTGGGAATCATTATTGGCCGTAGGGGACAAACTCTTGATTCACTGCAGTATCTCGTAAACGTCGTAGCGAACCGTCATGCGGACAAACACGTACGCATCACATTGGACGCTGAAAACTACCGGCTGCGCCGCAAGGAAACATTGGAGCAGCTGGCGGATCGGGTCGCGAAAAAAGCTCTTTCGACCAAGCGAGATGTCCGCTTGGAGCCTATGTCGGCAGCAGAGCGGAAAGTCATTCACGCCTTTCTGCAAAAACGCTCCGATGTCGTTACGTTTAGTGAAGGCGACGAACCGAATCGCTATATTGTCATTGCACCGAAGGAAGCCTCCAAGTAG
- the mnmG gene encoding tRNA uridine-5-carboxymethylaminomethyl(34) synthesis enzyme MnmG, with product MNAVPMYEAGSFDVIVIGAGHAGCEAALAAARMGCSTMLLTINLDAVAFMPCNPSVGGPAKGHVVREIDALGGEMGRNTDKTHIQMRMLNTGKGPAVHALRAQADKFAYQHEMKRTIENTPNLLLRQAMVEELIVNDGVCEGVVTQTGARYKAKSVVLTTGTYLRGKIILGDLQYESGPNNMRPSIRLAHHLKELGFEMTRFKTGTPPRVHKHTIDFSKMEIQPGDEVPRAFSYETTEFITDQLPCWLTYTNEETHELINGNLHRAPMYSGMIEGTGPRYCPSIEDKVVRFNDKPRHQIFLEPEGRHTEEMYVQGLSTSLPEDVQLSMLRSMSGMEEVKMMRPGYAIEYDSVVPTQLWPSLETKILPGLFTAGQINGTSGYEEAAGQGLMAGINAARRVQDKPPVVLGREEAYIGVLIDDLVTKGTHEPYRLLTSRAEYRLLLRHDNADLRLTDIGYEIGLIGEERHNRFNQKRELIEREKERVNNTRVRPDMEHVQEVLRTAGSPELTEVIELAQLLRRPELNYSHIVQMMPPAEPLPDEVAEQVEIQIKYDGYIKKSLQQVERMKKMEERRIPENLDYHQISGMSKEARENMSKIRPLNIGQGARIAGVTPADISVLMVYLEQYNRVGAAE from the coding sequence GTGAACGCAGTACCTATGTATGAAGCTGGCTCGTTTGATGTCATCGTGATTGGGGCTGGGCATGCGGGGTGTGAAGCGGCACTGGCAGCTGCCCGGATGGGATGCAGCACCATGCTGTTGACCATCAATCTGGATGCTGTCGCATTCATGCCATGCAACCCGTCCGTCGGCGGTCCTGCAAAAGGACATGTGGTCAGAGAAATTGACGCATTGGGCGGAGAAATGGGCCGAAATACAGATAAAACGCATATCCAAATGCGGATGCTGAACACGGGAAAAGGACCTGCTGTTCATGCGCTGCGTGCGCAAGCGGATAAATTCGCTTACCAGCATGAAATGAAGCGAACCATCGAGAATACGCCAAACCTGCTGCTCCGTCAGGCGATGGTGGAAGAGCTGATCGTGAATGATGGTGTCTGTGAAGGAGTAGTGACCCAGACAGGCGCTCGCTACAAAGCGAAGTCGGTTGTACTGACGACAGGCACGTATTTGCGCGGAAAAATCATTTTGGGCGATCTTCAATATGAGAGCGGCCCAAACAACATGCGTCCTTCCATCCGCTTGGCTCATCACTTGAAAGAGCTCGGATTTGAGATGACGCGTTTCAAAACAGGTACACCTCCCCGTGTCCATAAACACACGATCGATTTCAGCAAGATGGAGATCCAGCCTGGAGACGAGGTTCCACGCGCATTCTCCTATGAAACAACAGAGTTTATTACCGACCAGCTGCCATGCTGGCTTACCTACACGAATGAAGAGACGCACGAGCTGATCAACGGAAATCTGCATCGTGCCCCGATGTACTCGGGCATGATCGAGGGGACAGGGCCACGTTATTGCCCATCCATCGAGGATAAAGTCGTTCGCTTCAACGATAAGCCTCGCCATCAGATCTTCCTGGAGCCAGAGGGACGACACACGGAGGAAATGTACGTGCAAGGTTTGTCTACCAGCTTGCCGGAAGACGTGCAGTTGTCCATGCTCCGCTCGATGTCAGGGATGGAAGAAGTCAAAATGATGCGGCCAGGCTACGCGATCGAGTATGACTCTGTTGTGCCGACACAGCTCTGGCCATCCTTGGAGACGAAAATCCTGCCAGGCCTCTTTACAGCCGGACAAATCAACGGCACATCGGGATATGAGGAAGCAGCAGGCCAGGGCCTCATGGCGGGAATTAACGCTGCACGCCGTGTACAGGACAAACCGCCTGTCGTGTTGGGCCGTGAAGAAGCTTACATCGGCGTACTGATTGACGATCTGGTCACCAAAGGAACGCATGAGCCATACCGTTTGCTCACTTCCCGTGCCGAGTACCGCTTGCTTTTGCGTCACGATAATGCGGATCTGCGATTGACAGATATCGGCTACGAGATTGGCCTGATCGGCGAAGAGCGCCACAATCGTTTTAATCAGAAGCGTGAATTGATCGAAAGGGAGAAAGAGCGGGTCAACAATACCCGTGTACGTCCGGATATGGAGCACGTCCAAGAAGTACTGCGTACAGCCGGCTCTCCTGAGCTGACCGAGGTGATCGAGCTGGCACAGCTCCTGCGTCGCCCGGAATTGAACTACAGCCACATCGTTCAGATGATGCCTCCAGCTGAGCCGCTGCCAGACGAGGTAGCGGAGCAGGTAGAGATTCAGATCAAATACGACGGCTACATCAAAAAATCGCTCCAGCAAGTAGAGCGCATGAAAAAGATGGAGGAACGCCGAATTCCGGAAAATCTGGATTATCATCAAATCTCGGGGATGTCCAAGGAAGCGCGCGAAAACATGTCGAAGATTCGCCCGCTGAATATCGGTCAGGGCGCTCGCATCGCGGGGGTTACTCCTGCTGATATTTCGGTGCTGATGGTCTATTTGGAGCAGTACAATCGCGTAGGAGCGGCAGAGTAA
- the noc gene encoding nucleoid occlusion protein → MAVKDSFSRIFGLTDKTDNEEIRQIPVEEIVPNPYQPRTVFDDEKIEELCQTIRTHGLIQPIVVRIRDGHYELIAGERRLRATKKLGMERIPAIVKEFNDAQTASIALIENLQREGLTAIEEAVAYQKLIDLHNLTQESLAQRLGKGQSTIANKLRLLHLPQEIQDALLARLVTERHARALIPLKQSELQVKVLQEILEREWNVKQTEVRVKQLLEAAENPKQEKEAKPRWKAFSRDARIAINTVRQSIDMVMQTGLPVETDEEDHDEFYQFTIRIPKNKDTNK, encoded by the coding sequence ATGGCAGTGAAGGATTCATTTTCTCGCATATTCGGGTTGACCGACAAAACAGACAACGAAGAAATCAGGCAAATTCCGGTAGAGGAGATTGTGCCAAATCCATACCAACCTCGCACGGTTTTTGATGACGAGAAAATTGAAGAGTTGTGTCAAACCATTCGGACTCATGGATTGATTCAGCCGATCGTCGTTCGAATCAGGGACGGTCATTATGAATTGATTGCTGGAGAACGGCGTTTGCGTGCAACGAAAAAATTGGGCATGGAGCGCATTCCTGCGATTGTCAAAGAGTTTAACGACGCGCAGACTGCCTCGATCGCGTTGATTGAAAACCTGCAGCGAGAAGGATTGACCGCTATTGAAGAGGCTGTAGCCTATCAAAAGCTGATTGATCTGCACAATCTGACGCAGGAGAGTCTGGCACAGCGCCTTGGCAAAGGGCAGTCCACGATTGCCAACAAGCTGCGATTGCTTCATCTGCCGCAAGAAATCCAGGATGCGCTGCTAGCCCGTCTGGTGACCGAGCGTCATGCTCGTGCGTTGATTCCATTGAAACAAAGTGAACTGCAAGTAAAAGTGCTCCAAGAAATTCTCGAGCGGGAATGGAACGTCAAGCAAACAGAAGTGAGGGTAAAGCAGCTTCTGGAGGCGGCAGAAAATCCAAAGCAGGAAAAGGAAGCGAAACCGAGGTGGAAAGCCTTTTCCCGGGATGCGCGAATTGCCATCAATACCGTGCGACAATCTATTGATATGGTGATGCAAACGGGATTGCCTGTCGAGACTGATGAAGAAGATCATGACGAGTTTTATCAATTTACCATTCGGATCCCGAAAAACAAGGATACAAACAAGTAA
- the rsmG gene encoding 16S rRNA (guanine(527)-N(7))-methyltransferase RsmG: MTKEQFAEALGAKGIVLTERQMEQFDQFFHLLVEWNEKMNLTGITEEGQVYNKHFYDSITPAFFFPFDKVESVVDIGGGAGFPSIPLKICFPHLKMTIIDSLNKRMNFLQHVANELGLEHVNPVHGRAEERGQEPAHREKYQLVVARAVARMNLLSEFCLPFAKVGGHFVALKGAEMTLELNEAKKAIKTLGGKTRKVETFQLMEEAGERNIVIVEKVEATPKSYPRKAGIPAKKPII, from the coding sequence ATGACGAAAGAGCAATTTGCCGAGGCGCTTGGTGCCAAAGGCATTGTGTTGACAGAGCGTCAAATGGAACAATTCGATCAGTTTTTTCACCTATTGGTCGAATGGAATGAAAAAATGAATCTGACGGGCATTACGGAAGAAGGACAGGTGTATAACAAGCACTTTTACGATTCGATTACACCAGCATTCTTCTTCCCGTTTGACAAAGTGGAATCCGTAGTCGATATCGGAGGGGGAGCGGGCTTTCCTAGCATCCCACTGAAAATCTGTTTTCCGCACCTGAAAATGACGATAATCGATTCCTTGAACAAGCGCATGAATTTTCTGCAGCACGTAGCGAATGAATTGGGGCTGGAACATGTGAATCCGGTGCATGGCCGTGCAGAGGAACGCGGGCAAGAGCCGGCCCATCGGGAAAAATACCAGCTCGTCGTCGCCCGTGCCGTGGCGAGAATGAACTTGTTGTCCGAGTTTTGCCTCCCATTCGCCAAAGTCGGCGGGCATTTCGTAGCTCTCAAAGGGGCTGAAATGACACTTGAGCTGAATGAAGCGAAAAAGGCAATCAAAACATTGGGCGGCAAGACGAGAAAAGTGGAAACCTTCCAGCTGATGGAGGAAGCAGGAGAACGCAACATCGTGATCGTGGAGAAAGTAGAAGCCACGCCGAAGAGCTACCCGCGAAAGGCAGGCATTCCTGCAAAGAAACCAATCATCTAA